One region of Pleuronectes platessa chromosome 18, fPlePla1.1, whole genome shotgun sequence genomic DNA includes:
- the snx10a gene encoding sorting nexin-10A, translated as MDSMLENLSKTEFISICVRDPRLQKDNLWYKHADYEICLDTNSMCFRKKTSCVRRRYSEFVWLRHCLEQNALIIELPKLPPWNPFFSLKNTEQVSQRMKGLKEFLENVLHTPLLLSDSRLHLFLQSDLRITKIERCAVGKTRYTVAEAIQSSNRHYVGRVLEKGSSDSDCESSSSSGLGRSVDTVTRCSPVPIFGSY; from the exons ATGGACAGTATGCTAGAGAATCTCTCAAAAACT GAGTTTATCAGCATTTGTGTTCGAGATCCAAGGCTCCAAAAAGACAACCTCTGGTATAAGCATGCAGACTACGAGATCTGTTTAGAT ACCAATAGCATGTGTTTTCGAAAGAAGACCTCCTGTGTGAGACGGCGTTACAGCGAATTTGTTTGGCTGCGTCATTGCCTGGAGCAGAATGCTCTGATCAT AGAATTACCTAAGTTGCCACCGTGGAACCCTTTCTTCAGTCTGAAGAACACGGAACAGGTGTCACAGAGAATGAAGGGCCTAAAAGAGTTTTTGGAAAA CGTTCTTCACACACCATTGTTGTTGTCAGACAGTCGGCTCCATCTGTTCCTCCAGTCGGACCTCAGGATCACAAAGATCGAAAGGTGTGCCGTTGGTAAGACTAGGTACACGGTGGCTGAGGCCATACAGAGTTCCAACAGGCATTATGTTGGTAGAGTATTGGAGAAGGGCTCCAGTGACTCAGACTGCGAAAG CTCTTCATCGTCAGGTCTGGGACGAAGTGTGGACACTGTAACGAGATGTAGCCCAGTCCCCATATTCGGGTCCTATTAG